Proteins from a single region of Paraburkholderia sp. PGU19:
- a CDS encoding LysR family transcriptional regulator, with the protein MQLDDLKIFVATVDARSFTAAAIRLQLSKQFVSRRVMALEASLGVRLLVRNTRKLAVTDLGYEFYQRATRILGDVEDAEQAMSSGRSDPRGLLRVSAPMSFGMIHLSPLVAAFLRANADVRIDLELSDRVVDVVGEGFDMALRIGTLADSTLIAQKLAEIRMVACCSPAYRKARRPPATPEDLARHACLLYGQEARSGWEYLVDGASRTIEVHGPLRVNNGEVIRDAAIAGLGIARLPEFIVADALASGKLVEVLGEYVSPPLTLYAVYPQHRQASVTIRAFTQFLRDRFAKAVKALDSK; encoded by the coding sequence ATGCAGCTAGACGATCTGAAGATTTTCGTCGCCACCGTCGACGCGCGCAGTTTCACGGCGGCCGCGATCCGCCTGCAGCTGTCGAAGCAGTTCGTCAGCCGCCGCGTGATGGCGCTGGAGGCGAGCCTCGGCGTGCGGCTGCTGGTGCGCAATACGCGCAAGCTCGCGGTGACGGACCTCGGCTACGAGTTCTATCAGCGCGCGACGCGCATCCTCGGCGACGTTGAGGACGCCGAGCAGGCGATGTCGTCGGGGCGCTCGGACCCGCGTGGACTGCTGCGCGTAAGCGCGCCGATGTCGTTCGGGATGATTCATCTGTCGCCGCTGGTCGCCGCGTTTCTGCGCGCGAATGCGGACGTGCGTATCGATCTGGAGTTGAGCGACCGCGTCGTCGATGTGGTCGGCGAAGGTTTCGACATGGCGCTGCGCATCGGCACGCTCGCGGATTCGACGCTGATCGCCCAAAAGCTCGCTGAAATTCGCATGGTCGCGTGTTGCAGCCCGGCCTATCGCAAGGCGCGGCGTCCGCCCGCGACGCCCGAGGATCTCGCGCGCCATGCGTGCCTGCTATATGGGCAGGAAGCGCGCAGCGGCTGGGAATACCTGGTGGATGGCGCGAGCCGGACCATCGAGGTGCATGGCCCGCTGCGCGTGAACAACGGCGAAGTGATCCGCGATGCTGCGATTGCGGGGCTCGGCATTGCGCGTCTGCCCGAATTCATCGTGGCCGATGCGCTGGCGAGCGGCAAGCTGGTCGAAGTGCTCGGTGAGTACGTCTCGCCACCGTTGACACTGTATGCCGTGTACCCCCAGCACCGGCAGGCTTCCGTGACGATACGCGCGTTCACGCAGTTCTTGCGCGACCGTTTTGCCAAAGCCGTTAAAGCGTTAGACAGCAAATAA
- a CDS encoding DUF3311 domain-containing protein, with the protein MEPTEPAGRSWLWLILLIPYIALLWLPFYNDTRPSFAGFPFFYWYQFLWVPLTSLLIYVVYRGIK; encoded by the coding sequence GTGGAACCTACCGAACCGGCCGGCCGTTCATGGCTCTGGCTCATCTTGCTGATCCCCTATATCGCGCTGCTGTGGCTGCCTTTCTATAACGACACGCGCCCGTCATTCGCCGGCTTTCCTTTCTTTTACTGGTATCAGTTTCTGTGGGTTCCGCTCACGTCGCTGCTGATCTACGTCGTGTACCGGGGCATTAAATGA